AATGCGGACTACCTGAAGATTTGTGCGCTTGTGGTGAACTCGAGAAGGAGGAAACGCGTATCGTCGTGCGCCTCGAGAAGAGGGCTTTTAACAAAGACACAACAATGATAGAAGGGTTCAACCCCAAGCTTGCCGATTTGGGCAAGATCGTGAAACATTTGAAGAACAGACTCGCATGTGGTGGCACGGCGAAGGATGGTTATATTTTACTACAAGGGGATCATAGAGATAATATAAAGAGGCATCTGATCGATCTAGGATTTAGCGAGTCTTCTATAGAAGTGCATTAAGGTGCAGGTGTTGCATGCCAGGTCTGCTCTTAAACATGCTCTTCTAATCTTTTATGCCGCTGTGCTGGGAATATTATTTGCTTTGATGGTTCTGGCGTTTCCCCTGGGCGCCTACGTAGTTTTCAACACAGAGCTAGGTTCTGCTATAACACACGAATTTCCGCTAGAAAGTTTTTACATGTTTTTTGCTGGTCTGCCAGTTGACCTACCCATACATAATCAATTGGGAGAGATCTTTATTGTTCTCTGGTCTTTCTACCTGCTCTTCTTTGCCATACTCATGCTTAGTCCAAAGAAGAATATACTGCAATCACTGGTAGGAACTGTAAGAGGAGAAGACGTCTCCAAAGATAATGCCCTGCACATGATCATCATTTGGTTTGCTGTGTTATTGGTGGTATCAAAGGCGCTTGAGTTTGTGCAGCAATCGGCAGGAATAGGCATAGGTTCTGTAGAATTCGCCAATCCTTTAATCCACTTCTTCAACATAACAGCTGCTCCTCTGCGAGAGGAATTAGGTTTCAGGGTTATACTTGTAGGTATACCAGCCTATATAATGCTGGCAAAGAGGCGTTCTATTTCAAGTTTCTTCAAAACCCTGTGGTACCCTAGCAACCATACGTACTTCAATCCGTATACACGCCGAAAGGTATTCATGTTGATAACCTTTAGTGCCATACTTTTCGGTATAGCGCATCTATTCTTTGGAGGAGGGTGGAGCTATGGAAAGATAACCCAGGCAATGATTGGTGGCTGGATCATAGGGTGGCTTTACTATAGATATGGCCTTCATGCTGCCATACTGCTGCACTGGAGCACCAACTACTTCATATTTTCCTATGGATATTTCGGTAAAACTGTATGGGGTTTTTCCGAGAGCAGTACTAGCAATAATCCATTGTTAGGAGGTATTGATTTTCTGCTTACAATCGCAGGGATAATTGCCATAGCTCTATATTTACAGAAGAAGATAAGCGAACACATCTCTGTAGAGGAACAGAATGGGTTTAAAGACAGCAATCTCATGTAAGGCACCAAACAGAGGGTTGAAAGTTTAGATGTCTCAATTAACACTACTCGATTCCGGATAGTTTGATAATGTTATCTATAATCGGAACTAAAGATGTGACGTCTATGTTTATGCTGCAATCAAAGGTAATAGCTTGATTCTTACTACATGAGCATAAACGTTCTCTATGTCATGAATTCCTATAATGAATGAAAATGAGGTTATCATGCATCCTGATGTTACTAACAAGAAATTTAGAAACTCGTTCAACAAAGCTGTATATGAGAGCATAGAAAATGTTATGAGCTACTAATTCTATAAATTTTTTACATTTGTGATATTTGTATTTGTGTAGAAAGGTAAATCATAAACAAATTTAAGTAACGATGATTTTACACAGCGCAGATGTCTAAAGGGGACGATGTGAAGTATAAAAAGGATCAGAGGCCTGCTGCAAACGGCATAGTAAAGATAGCATCGTTGTTGCAGAAAGCTCTGGAATCGGGTAGATCTAATCAGATTGAAATGAGCGAGGTCAGCAGGTACATAAGCTATTATGTTAAAGCCCAGATCGACGAAAGTTCGATGTATATGGATTACATACTTGACAGCAAGAATGGAAGTAACTTTAAGCAAATGAGGAACGAATTTGTGAAGATTTTAGATGAAATTGATGAAAATATTACAAACGGCTATGAAAAATTGCTAGCTCCTAATGGGAGCATAAACAAAGGGCTTTTGGAACGCCTCATTCAGATAGATACTGAAATTACATCTGGCCTAAATATACTCAGGAACATTCTAATGTCTGCAAAGAACGGAGGCGAGATAACTGACTATGACAGGAGAGAAATAATTGAAATCATTGGTGAACTTTCAACAAATATCAGTGAAAGAAAGAAGATCAAATAAATTTGTGTAAATCGTTGTAAACTTATTCAACAGTTACCATTATTTTCTTTGCTGGCGAAAGGATGACAGGTTCCTCTAAACCACTCCAAAGGAGAACATGTATCGTGTATACACCTTTAACTTGTGGACTCCATTGCCTACCTATGCTGATGGACTGGTATGCTTCAAGTTTCCCCGTTATAAACGACAGATCTGATGTAAAATTATCAGTGTCGTTGATCCTAATTATATAAACAAAGGTCTCATCTACTGTTTTTGCATTTGTTATAGATGCTTGTATTATTGTTTGTGATCCAACTTCAATATTGACGTTGTGCTCGTTCTGATCCAGCACCACAGGGTTAGAGAGCATCACATTGGTCGCAATGCCTATCTTAGCGCTCGCAAGCAGATCTTTCGATGTTATCATCTCTGTTGGTGATGGTACCGTTCTATCTGTGTATACAGCGACTAGAATATCGTTTTCAGACACGGAGAGGTTTTTCTCAGTGGTAGAGGCAGGCGTTAGCGCAAGCGTACCCTCAAATATGCCCGTCGATCTATCAGTTTCTGTAAGTTCAAGCTCCATACCTGCAACATCAGTATTAGACCAAACCCTCACCTTAACTGTGTCTGTAGAATTGGGATCTATGTTTGCATCAAGGTCCTTCACTGTTAGCTTCATGACATCTCCAATTGTATATTCGGTCCTGTCGAATGTTATGCTACCTAAGGTCATAGTTACCAATGCATAATCTGACACCACAAACCCCGGTATGATAGATACGGTCACAACTATTCTGTCCCTGCCAGTTACTATCAGGTCTCCATCCCTAATGCTTTTGTCAAGCGTTAGATTCACCTTGCCAACAAAGATTCCCGTGTTTACATCAGTCTCAAACATCGGAGGATAGTATGTCTGACCAGAACCCGTAGTTATTGCAACCCTCCCTCCACTCGGCGTGTTCAATGTGTCTATCTTATTCCTGTTGACGTTAAACATCTGTGCTAGTAACTTCACTTCAACTTGATCGAATGGAGAGTACTCCTTCCTGTCAAAAGAAATAGCTATTATTCCCTCGACTACTTGAACGGTCTTCTCTATTCTTACTGGCGAACCACCGCCCGCTGGTGTTTCAAAGTAAATGACCCTGATCTGTGAACCCCTGTCAACAAGTTTGTTATTTATGCTTTCCAAGGTGACTTCGAATATGCCTGTGTTGAACCCCGTTTCAATTAAGAATGGCTGGCTTGCCCTCATGCCAGTCCTATCAAGTATTACGTCAAGTGGCGTTTCATCGAACTTGTTTGTACTTATGAGTATTACGTTGAGAGGAACCCTCTCCATGCTTCTTGAATCCCTGTTAGCATCTGGTTCTGCCAGACTTATCGTAAGATCTTCACCCAAGCTCACTTTATCCTTATCAGTGTTGAGATAAGCAGTTGAGGCATCAACATGGTGATGCTCCAAAAAAACCGATGCCAACAAAATTGCTAGCATAACGGTAACAAATAATCTGTTTAACATGTGGTTGCGTTATTCATCATACATTCTTTGTATTTTATGGTTACGAAGTCTAACAAAAAGTTAGAGTTTAAGGGCCATCTTAAGACCCTTGTATCTATTCCTTATAGTCACTTCCGTAACTCCAGCTGCCTCTGCAACATCCTTCTGCGTCTTGTTCTCACCATTCATAACACATGCCACATACAATGCCGCTGCTGCCAGTCCCATTGGGTCCTTTCCTGCAGAAATCTTTACCTCTTCAGCTTTCTTCAGAATGTCAAGTGCTTTTCTCTTGGTCTTTTCGCTCAAACCAGCCTTGCCTGCTATCCTAGCAACACATCTTACTGGATCAACTACAGGCATCTTCAGATCCAGTTCACGTATAAGCAGCCTGTAGCATCTTGCCACGTCCTTCTTCTTTATATTGCTCGCGCCAGCTATATCCTTCAACGTTCTAGGCGTCTCTGTATCTCTACACGCAGCATATAGTGCAGCTGCCACCAGTGCAGAAATTGATCTACCCCTTACGAGGCCCTTTTCAAGTGCCTTTCTGTATACATATGCAGCCTTTTCTATTACTGCATCGCCTACCGCTAACTTATCCTTTAACCTGTCAAGTTCGCTGAATGCTTGCCTAAAGTTTCTGTCTACTGGTTCATGGACCTGACTTCTGCTGTCCCATGTTCTTAGTCGCTCAATCGTGCTCTTCATAGAAGCAGATAACGGTTTGCCAGAAGCATCCTTGTCTATGGGACCTATTATAGTTGCCAAGCCCATGTCATGCATCGCTAACGAAGTTGGAATCCCAGCTCTACTTCTGTCTTCATGCTCTTCTTTGGAGAACGCTCTCCATTCTGGACCCAATTCCTCGATTCTTTCAGTTACAACGAATCCGCAACTTCCGCAGAACATTTCGCCGCTGGAGTTATCTGTTACCATCGGCCCCTTACCACAGCGGGGGCATCTATCGCTGATCATAGAAACATCTTTCACCATTTCTACTTCACCCCA
This genomic stretch from Nitrososphaerales archaeon harbors:
- a CDS encoding TFIIB-type zinc ribbon-containing protein → MVKDVSMISDRCPRCGKGPMVTDNSSGEMFCGSCGFVVTERIEELGPEWRAFSKEEHEDRSRAGIPTSLAMHDMGLATIIGPIDKDASGKPLSASMKSTIERLRTWDSRSQVHEPVDRNFRQAFSELDRLKDKLAVGDAVIEKAAYVYRKALEKGLVRGRSISALVAAALYAACRDTETPRTLKDIAGASNIKKKDVARCYRLLIRELDLKMPVVDPVRCVARIAGKAGLSEKTKRKALDILKKAEEVKISAGKDPMGLAAAALYVACVMNGENKTQKDVAEAAGVTEVTIRNRYKGLKMALKL
- the yciH gene encoding stress response translation initiation inhibitor YciH: MAVICKKCGLPEDLCACGELEKEETRIVVRLEKRAFNKDTTMIEGFNPKLADLGKIVKHLKNRLACGGTAKDGYILLQGDHRDNIKRHLIDLGFSESSIEVH
- a CDS encoding CPBP family intramembrane glutamic endopeptidase, which produces MHARSALKHALLIFYAAVLGILFALMVLAFPLGAYVVFNTELGSAITHEFPLESFYMFFAGLPVDLPIHNQLGEIFIVLWSFYLLFFAILMLSPKKNILQSLVGTVRGEDVSKDNALHMIIIWFAVLLVVSKALEFVQQSAGIGIGSVEFANPLIHFFNITAAPLREELGFRVILVGIPAYIMLAKRRSISSFFKTLWYPSNHTYFNPYTRRKVFMLITFSAILFGIAHLFFGGGWSYGKITQAMIGGWIIGWLYYRYGLHAAILLHWSTNYFIFSYGYFGKTVWGFSESSTSNNPLLGGIDFLLTIAGIIAIALYLQKKISEHISVEEQNGFKDSNLM